One region of Quercus lobata isolate SW786 chromosome 2, ValleyOak3.0 Primary Assembly, whole genome shotgun sequence genomic DNA includes:
- the LOC115978289 gene encoding stress-induced protein KIN2-like, with amino-acid sequence MDKSQNTSYQAGEAKGQAQEKAGNMADKASNAAQSAKESCQEAGQQMKDKAQGACDAVKDKVGANK; translated from the exons ATGGACAAATCCCAGAATACAAGTTACCAAGCTGGCGAGGCCAAGGGCCAAGCTCAG GAAAAGGCGGGCAACATGGCGGACAAGGCGAGCAATGCTGCTCAATCTGCCAAGGAATCATGCCAAGAG GCTGGCCAGCAGATGAAGGATAAGGCACAAGGGGCTTGTGATGCAGTTAAGGATAAAGTTGGAgcaaacaaatga
- the LOC115978406 gene encoding stress-induced protein KIN2-like produces MHKSQNASYQAGEAKGQAQEKAGNMADKASNAAQSAKESCQEAGQQMKDKAQGACDAVKDKVGANK; encoded by the exons ATGCACAAATCCCAGAATGCAAGTTACCAAGCTGGCGAGGCCAAGGGCCAAGCTCAG gaAAAGGCAGGCAACATGGCGGACAAGGCGAGCAATGCTGCTCAATCTGCCAAGGAATCATGCCAAGAG GCTGGCCAGCAGATGAAGGATAAGGCACAAGGGGCTTGTGATGCTGTTAAGGATAAAGTTGGAgcaaacaaatga